From Sporosarcina sp. Marseille-Q4943, the proteins below share one genomic window:
- the sdaAB gene encoding L-serine ammonia-lyase, iron-sulfur-dependent subunit beta yields the protein MKYRSVFEIIGPVMIGPSSSHTAGAARIGRVARDLFGRQPAWARIHLYGSFAETYKGHGTDVAIIGGLLDYDTFDERIKTAFEDAAALGMTFEFIPEEEEADHPNTAKIVIGDSQGEMELVGISIGGGTMEVTELNGFPLRLSGHFPALLVVHDDRAGVIANVSNAIASQGMNIAHMEVGRKEKGKMALMVIEVDQMFDETLINELKSLPNVTQVSTLAN from the coding sequence ATGAAGTACAGATCGGTTTTTGAAATTATCGGTCCCGTAATGATTGGGCCGTCATCTTCACATACCGCGGGAGCCGCCAGGATCGGCCGGGTAGCCCGTGATTTGTTTGGGCGCCAGCCGGCGTGGGCAAGAATTCATCTCTATGGTTCTTTTGCAGAAACATATAAAGGGCATGGGACGGACGTTGCGATTATAGGGGGATTATTGGATTACGACACGTTCGATGAACGAATTAAAACGGCTTTTGAAGATGCCGCAGCACTCGGAATGACTTTTGAGTTCATTCCTGAAGAGGAAGAGGCGGATCATCCGAATACAGCGAAAATTGTCATCGGTGACAGTCAAGGAGAAATGGAACTTGTCGGCATTTCAATCGGCGGTGGAACAATGGAAGTCACTGAGTTGAACGGCTTTCCGCTACGACTATCCGGACATTTCCCGGCGCTCCTCGTTGTGCATGACGATCGCGCGGGTGTCATTGCGAATGTCTCCAACGCCATTGCTTCACAAGGGATGAATATTGCTCACATGGAAGTCGGCAGGAAAGAAAAAGGGAAAATGGCACTTATGGTCATTGAAGTCGACCAAATGTTTGATGAAACACTCATAAATGAATTGAAATCTTTGCCAAATGTTACACAAGTGTCAACATTGGCGAACTAA
- the rpe gene encoding ribulose-phosphate 3-epimerase — MIKIAPSILAADFSKLADEVKEVEKAGAELIHIDVMDGHFVPNITMGPIVVEALRPVTELPLDVHLMIENPDAYIEQFAKAGADYITVHVEACRHLHRTIQLIRSYGVKPGVVLNPHTPVEHILHILEDVDLVLFMTVNPGFGGQKFIHSVLPKVKQLSNLIKEKGLSIDIEIDGGINEETIIPCVEAGATILVAGSAIYNAENRSEALQRIKAAGESVLN; from the coding sequence ATGATTAAAATAGCACCGTCCATTTTAGCGGCGGACTTTTCAAAGTTGGCAGATGAAGTGAAAGAAGTGGAGAAAGCGGGAGCGGAACTGATTCATATAGATGTGATGGATGGGCATTTCGTTCCGAATATTACAATGGGACCGATTGTTGTGGAGGCGCTGCGTCCGGTGACGGAACTTCCACTTGATGTTCATCTCATGATTGAGAATCCCGATGCATATATTGAACAGTTCGCGAAAGCTGGGGCTGATTATATAACAGTTCATGTGGAGGCATGCAGGCATTTGCATCGCACTATTCAACTGATTCGCTCTTACGGAGTGAAGCCGGGTGTCGTGCTGAATCCACATACGCCTGTCGAGCACATCTTACACATTTTGGAGGATGTTGATCTAGTGTTATTCATGACGGTCAATCCAGGATTCGGTGGACAGAAATTCATTCATTCCGTACTTCCGAAAGTGAAACAGTTGTCAAATCTGATTAAGGAAAAAGGTTTATCCATCGACATTGAAATTGATGGAGGCATCAACGAGGAAACAATCATCCCTTGTGTAGAGGCAGGCGCAACGATTTTAGTCGCAGGATCAGCCATATACAATGCGGAAAATCGCTCGGAAGCATTGCAACGGATTAAAGCTGCTGGGGAAAGCGTGCTCAATTGA
- the sdaAA gene encoding L-serine ammonia-lyase, iron-sulfur-dependent, subunit alpha, whose product MEVLFGTVKELVAIAEAQNKPISEIMIEQEMLITKRSREEIVAQMDNNLTVMESAVEQGLQGVKSTSGLTGGDAVLLQNYIKSGKSLSGDLILDAVSKAVATNEVNAAMGMICATPTAGAAGIVPGTLFAVKDKLNPTREQMVNYLFTSGAFGFVVANNASISGAAGGCQAETGSAASMAAAAIVEMAGGTPQQSAEAFSIVMKNMLGLVCDPVAGLVEVPCVKRNAMGAAKALVGADMALAGVVSRIPTDEVIEAMHRIGQSMPSALRETAKGGLAATPTGKALEAEIFGKDKTARDTVNS is encoded by the coding sequence ATGGAAGTGCTATTCGGAACAGTGAAGGAACTGGTAGCGATTGCAGAAGCACAAAATAAACCGATCTCTGAAATTATGATTGAACAAGAAATGCTTATTACAAAACGTTCCCGTGAAGAGATTGTCGCTCAAATGGATAATAATCTTACAGTGATGGAAAGCGCAGTCGAACAAGGTCTGCAAGGAGTGAAATCGACTTCCGGTTTAACAGGCGGTGATGCTGTCCTTCTTCAAAACTATATCAAGTCCGGAAAATCTCTTTCAGGAGATCTTATTTTGGATGCTGTCAGTAAAGCGGTAGCGACAAATGAAGTGAACGCAGCAATGGGTATGATTTGCGCAACGCCTACAGCTGGGGCTGCAGGAATTGTGCCTGGAACGCTTTTCGCGGTGAAAGACAAATTGAACCCGACGAGGGAACAAATGGTGAATTATTTATTCACTTCCGGCGCATTCGGATTTGTAGTTGCGAACAATGCATCGATTTCAGGTGCTGCAGGAGGATGCCAAGCAGAAACGGGATCAGCCGCTTCGATGGCTGCCGCAGCTATTGTAGAGATGGCAGGCGGAACACCTCAGCAAAGTGCAGAGGCTTTTTCAATCGTTATGAAAAACATGCTCGGTCTCGTCTGCGATCCGGTTGCAGGCCTAGTGGAAGTGCCATGTGTGAAACGAAATGCGATGGGAGCTGCGAAGGCTCTTGTAGGAGCGGATATGGCTCTTGCTGGAGTCGTCAGCAGGATTCCGACGGATGAAGTGATTGAAGCGATGCACCGAATTGGACAATCAATGCCTTCTGCCCTAAGGGAAACCGCAAAAGGGGGCTTAGCTGCCACACCTACTGGAAAGGCGCTGGAAGCAGAGATATTCGGAAAGGATAAAACGGCACGTGACACCGTCAATTCTTGA
- a CDS encoding DAK2 domain-containing protein: MNFIDGVKFADMVRMGAHHLHLNADYVDSLNVFPVPDGDTGTNMNLSMTSGAKETEAHASAHLGKTAQALSKGLLMGARGNSGVILSQLFRGFGKAVEEEAKLDSVKFANALEYGVQTAYKAVMKPVEGTILTVAKDAANKGVEVAKTTNDIIEVMEAIVEESKASLKRTPDLLPVLKEVGVVDSGGQGLVYVYEGFLACLKGEELPERMNMDLMEDLVNAEHHRGVQGFMNTEDIVYGYCTEFMVKFEEEKVKKHPFEESSFRLDLSKFGDSLLVISDEEIAKVHIHTEEPGDALNYAQQYGSLINIKIENMRQQHIDIVGESHSTKKAETSSHPYAIVTVAMGSGIAELLKSIGASAVIEGGQTMNPSTEDIVKAIKDVGAERVIILPNNKNIIMAAKQAAEVIGIEAAVVETKSVPEGLAAILAFNPEAAVAENEKVMSKAAAGVKTGQVTHSIRDTSIDGIDIKKDDFMGLAGSKIVISKPSLDEVMKTLLASLIDEDDEIVTIIYGEDVTEEEATKIADYIESTYDHTEVELYNGKQPLYPYILSVE, encoded by the coding sequence ATGAATTTTATTGATGGTGTGAAATTTGCCGACATGGTGAGGATGGGTGCTCATCACCTTCATCTCAATGCAGACTATGTCGATTCATTAAACGTGTTTCCCGTGCCTGATGGGGACACAGGAACAAATATGAATTTATCCATGACATCTGGTGCAAAAGAGACCGAAGCGCATGCATCTGCACATTTGGGCAAGACTGCCCAAGCTTTGTCTAAAGGGTTATTGATGGGTGCTCGCGGGAACTCAGGAGTCATCCTATCGCAATTGTTCCGCGGTTTCGGTAAAGCGGTGGAAGAGGAAGCGAAGCTTGATTCTGTGAAATTTGCCAATGCCTTGGAATATGGGGTGCAGACAGCGTACAAAGCTGTCATGAAGCCGGTCGAAGGAACGATTCTGACTGTCGCCAAAGATGCAGCGAACAAAGGCGTTGAAGTGGCAAAAACGACGAATGACATAATTGAAGTTATGGAAGCGATCGTTGAAGAGTCGAAAGCATCTTTGAAAAGGACTCCTGATCTTCTTCCGGTACTGAAGGAAGTCGGTGTCGTTGATAGTGGCGGACAAGGCCTTGTCTATGTATATGAAGGCTTTTTGGCATGTCTGAAAGGTGAAGAGCTGCCTGAACGTATGAACATGGACTTGATGGAAGACTTAGTCAATGCAGAGCACCATCGTGGAGTTCAAGGTTTCATGAACACAGAAGATATCGTATATGGATATTGTACAGAATTCATGGTGAAATTTGAGGAAGAAAAAGTGAAGAAGCATCCTTTTGAGGAAAGCAGCTTCCGCTTGGATCTCAGTAAATTTGGGGATTCATTGCTTGTCATTTCAGATGAGGAAATTGCAAAAGTACATATCCACACAGAGGAGCCAGGAGATGCGTTGAACTACGCACAACAATATGGTTCGCTCATCAACATTAAAATTGAAAACATGCGCCAACAGCATATCGACATTGTTGGCGAAAGCCATTCGACCAAAAAAGCGGAAACGAGTTCACATCCTTACGCAATTGTGACAGTGGCAATGGGCTCAGGAATTGCCGAACTGTTAAAGAGTATCGGCGCCTCTGCAGTCATTGAAGGCGGACAAACAATGAACCCGTCAACCGAAGATATCGTCAAGGCAATTAAAGACGTCGGTGCTGAGCGAGTCATCATCTTGCCTAATAATAAAAATATTATCATGGCAGCAAAACAAGCGGCGGAAGTAATTGGCATTGAAGCGGCTGTCGTTGAGACGAAATCCGTCCCTGAGGGATTGGCTGCGATTCTCGCATTCAATCCGGAAGCAGCAGTGGCGGAAAATGAAAAAGTCATGTCAAAAGCAGCAGCTGGCGTGAAGACCGGTCAAGTCACTCATTCAATCCGAGATACGTCCATTGATGGAATCGACATTAAAAAAGATGATTTCATGGGACTTGCGGGCAGCAAAATCGTAATCTCCAAGCCATCTCTTGATGAAGTGATGAAAACATTGCTTGCATCACTCATCGATGAAGATGATGAAATTGTGACGATCATCTACGGCGAGGATGTAACGGAAGAAGAAGCGACCAAGATAGCTGACTATATCGAGTCCACATACGATCATACTGAAGTCGAGTTGTATAACGGAAAGCAACCGCTTTATCCATATATCCTTTCAGTAGAATGA
- the rpmB gene encoding 50S ribosomal protein L28: protein MAKECVITGRKARTGNARSHAMNANRRTWGANLQKVRILVNGKPKRVWVSARALKSGKVQRV, encoded by the coding sequence ATGGCTAAAGAATGTGTAATTACTGGCCGCAAAGCACGTACGGGGAATGCTCGTTCACACGCAATGAATGCTAACAGACGTACTTGGGGAGCTAACCTTCAAAAAGTCCGTATTCTTGTAAACGGTAAACCGAAACGTGTTTGGGTATCTGCGAGAGCACTCAAATCGGGTAAAGTGCAACGCGTTTAA
- the recG gene encoding ATP-dependent DNA helicase RecG: MTPSILDAVTTLKGVGKASAEQLQKLSIETIEELINTFPYRHEDFRLKDLAETPHNERVTIEGRVESEPSVLFLGRNKSRLQIRLLAGNHLVKAVFFNQHYLKDRLSIGMIVTVTGKWDRGRQVINVSNFSEGPKTDHADFEPVYSLKNVMHQKTFRKYMRQALDLCSGEVAEVLPLFLREAYMLPSIGEALEMVHFPKSPNDVKQARRRFVYEELLKFQLKMIGMKKIRKEMEKGIPVHYDLERLKEFIDSLPFELTNAQKKVVNELCAELKSPTRMNRLLQGDVGSGKTVVAAIALYAAITGGFQGALMAPTEILAEQHANSLSAWFEPFGVRVAFLSGSTKGKARRIIIEKLQSGEIDLLIGTHALIQPDVSFASLGLVITDEQHRFGVEQRRVLREKGLNPDVLFMTATPIPRTLAITAFGEMDVSILDEMPAGRKKIETYWLKEDSLLPVLRKMEKELQAGRQSYVICPLIEESDKLDVQNAVDVHSQLTHYFAGRYTVGLMHGRLHPDEKDEIMRDFSEGKIDCLVSTTVVEVGVNVPNATFMLIYDATRFGLAQLHQLRGRVGRGADQSYCVLLADPKNEEGKERMQSMTETNDGFLLAEKDLELRGAGDFFGKKQSGMPEFKMADLVHDYRALETARQDAEKMLSSDSFWTDPEYKFLREDLEQSGALSHERMD, translated from the coding sequence GTGACACCGTCAATTCTTGATGCTGTCACAACATTGAAAGGTGTGGGCAAGGCATCTGCTGAACAACTTCAAAAACTGAGCATTGAAACGATTGAAGAGTTGATCAATACATTTCCGTACCGGCATGAAGATTTCAGATTGAAAGATTTAGCTGAAACGCCGCATAATGAACGGGTCACGATTGAAGGAAGGGTCGAAAGTGAGCCTTCCGTTCTTTTTTTAGGGAGGAATAAATCACGTCTTCAAATCAGGCTGCTAGCCGGTAATCATCTCGTTAAAGCGGTTTTCTTCAACCAGCATTATTTGAAAGACCGGCTTTCAATCGGAATGATCGTAACGGTGACCGGAAAATGGGACCGTGGCAGGCAAGTGATCAATGTAAGCAATTTTAGCGAAGGTCCGAAAACGGATCACGCCGATTTTGAACCGGTCTATAGTTTGAAGAATGTCATGCACCAAAAGACATTCCGTAAATATATGAGGCAGGCACTCGATTTGTGCAGCGGTGAAGTTGCCGAAGTCCTTCCGCTATTTTTACGTGAAGCTTACATGCTGCCATCCATCGGAGAAGCGCTTGAAATGGTCCATTTCCCAAAATCGCCGAATGATGTGAAACAGGCACGACGCCGTTTTGTATATGAGGAATTACTTAAATTTCAGTTGAAGATGATCGGGATGAAAAAAATCCGCAAAGAAATGGAGAAAGGCATTCCGGTTCATTATGATTTAGAACGTTTGAAAGAATTTATCGATTCGTTGCCTTTCGAGCTAACGAATGCGCAAAAAAAGGTAGTCAATGAGCTTTGCGCTGAATTGAAAAGTCCGACGAGGATGAACCGGCTGCTGCAAGGAGATGTAGGTTCTGGAAAGACGGTCGTTGCAGCAATCGCTCTATATGCAGCGATAACCGGAGGGTTTCAAGGAGCACTTATGGCGCCGACTGAAATTCTTGCTGAGCAGCATGCCAACTCCCTTTCAGCATGGTTTGAGCCGTTCGGGGTGAGAGTCGCTTTCCTTTCCGGATCCACGAAAGGGAAGGCTAGAAGAATCATCATTGAAAAGTTGCAGAGCGGAGAAATCGATTTGCTGATCGGGACGCACGCCTTGATTCAACCTGACGTTAGCTTTGCAAGCTTGGGTCTTGTCATTACGGATGAACAGCATCGGTTCGGTGTTGAACAACGCCGTGTGCTCAGAGAAAAGGGACTGAACCCTGACGTGCTTTTCATGACCGCGACTCCAATCCCTCGGACTTTGGCAATTACCGCTTTCGGGGAAATGGATGTTTCTATTCTTGACGAAATGCCGGCTGGACGTAAGAAAATCGAAACTTATTGGCTAAAAGAGGATTCATTATTGCCCGTGCTTCGGAAAATGGAGAAGGAACTGCAGGCAGGACGACAATCGTATGTCATTTGTCCGCTCATCGAGGAATCGGACAAGCTTGATGTGCAAAATGCGGTTGATGTCCATTCCCAGCTCACCCATTATTTCGCGGGCCGATATACGGTCGGTCTCATGCACGGTAGACTTCACCCTGATGAGAAAGATGAAATCATGAGAGACTTCAGCGAAGGGAAGATTGATTGCCTCGTTTCAACGACTGTCGTTGAAGTTGGAGTGAACGTGCCAAATGCGACATTCATGCTCATTTATGACGCCACCCGTTTCGGACTTGCCCAACTCCACCAATTAAGGGGAAGAGTCGGCAGGGGAGCGGACCAATCGTATTGCGTCCTTCTCGCTGATCCTAAAAACGAGGAAGGGAAAGAACGGATGCAGTCGATGACAGAGACGAATGACGGATTCCTCTTAGCTGAAAAAGACCTTGAGCTGAGAGGTGCAGGGGACTTTTTCGGCAAGAAGCAAAGCGGAATGCCTGAATTCAAAATGGCCGATCTCGTCCATGACTACCGCGCACTCGAAACCGCGCGTCAAGATGCGGAGAAGATGCTTTCATCAGACAGTTTCTGGACCGACCCGGAATACAAATTCCTAAGAGAAGACTTGGAACAATCCGGTGCACTTTCACATGAGCGCATGGATTAA
- the rsgA gene encoding ribosome small subunit-dependent GTPase A, which translates to MPEGQIRKAISGFYYVKSENGNLVQCKGRGVFRNRGITPLVGDFVTIVQEGDNDATITEVHKRKSELVRPPIANIDQALLVFSIVEPDFSLHLLDRFLAVIESAGIQPVICLTKKDVAKEKDLRQAESATAYYRSIGYDVIATFIGDPDLYPLIQPYLAGKTTVLAGQSGVGKSTLLNTLIPELSLKTGEISEALGRGRHTTRHVELLEVAGGLVADTPGFSSLDFDHIEKEELRDYFVEMENVAHECKFRGCLHLKEPACAVKEKVETGEILQSRYTHYLQFLQEITDRKPRY; encoded by the coding sequence ATGCCAGAAGGACAAATTAGAAAAGCGATAAGCGGTTTTTATTACGTGAAAAGTGAGAACGGGAATCTTGTCCAATGTAAAGGCAGGGGAGTTTTCAGAAACAGAGGAATAACGCCCCTTGTCGGCGATTTTGTCACAATCGTCCAAGAAGGCGATAATGATGCGACAATTACAGAAGTCCATAAAAGGAAAAGTGAATTGGTTAGACCGCCTATCGCGAATATTGACCAGGCGTTGCTTGTGTTTTCAATCGTGGAACCTGACTTCAGCCTTCATCTGCTGGATCGTTTCCTAGCCGTCATCGAATCGGCCGGCATTCAGCCGGTCATCTGCCTGACAAAGAAAGATGTCGCAAAGGAAAAGGATCTTCGGCAAGCCGAATCCGCAACTGCTTACTACCGTAGTATCGGTTATGATGTGATCGCTACTTTTATAGGAGATCCGGATCTTTACCCGTTGATTCAACCTTATTTGGCAGGGAAGACGACAGTTCTTGCCGGTCAGTCCGGCGTCGGTAAATCGACATTGCTCAATACGTTGATACCAGAGCTTTCATTGAAGACCGGCGAGATTTCGGAAGCGCTTGGAAGGGGAAGGCATACGACCCGTCATGTGGAGCTTTTGGAAGTGGCAGGCGGACTCGTAGCAGATACACCAGGGTTCAGCTCTCTTGATTTCGATCATATCGAGAAAGAGGAACTACGGGATTATTTTGTTGAAATGGAAAATGTGGCACATGAATGCAAATTTAGAGGATGTTTGCATTTGAAAGAGCCAGCATGTGCAGTGAAAGAGAAAGTGGAGACAGGGGAAATATTGCAGTCCCGCTATACTCACTATTTACAATTTTTGCAAGAGATTACTGACCGAAAGCCGAGGTATTGA
- a CDS encoding Asp23/Gls24 family envelope stress response protein, with protein sequence MSIELKNDYGTIDITNDVIAQVVGEAAIECYGIVGMASRHQIRDGLTDILGKENYARGVIVRNIGDETHIDMYVIIGYGTKISEVAYQVQSKVMYTLKKTLSLTVDSVNIFVQGVRVTN encoded by the coding sequence ATGTCAATCGAGCTGAAAAACGATTACGGTACGATAGATATTACGAACGACGTCATTGCCCAAGTGGTGGGAGAGGCGGCAATCGAATGCTATGGAATTGTCGGCATGGCTTCGCGTCACCAGATCCGGGATGGTCTTACGGACATCCTTGGGAAAGAGAACTATGCTAGAGGGGTCATAGTAAGGAATATCGGAGATGAGACGCATATTGATATGTATGTCATCATCGGCTATGGCACGAAAATCTCTGAAGTCGCATACCAAGTGCAATCCAAAGTGATGTATACATTGAAAAAGACATTATCGTTAACAGTGGATTCAGTGAATATATTTGTTCAAGGGGTTCGGGTGACGAACTGA
- a CDS encoding thiamine diphosphokinase has product MKRVIICSGGPSEELPDLSVYETEGTIFIGVDRGAIHLLDKGIVPAEAIGDFDSVSEEEFSRIKETVDRVDSFQSEKDETDTELALNRAIAYHPKEVILTGVTGGRLDHYESALHLLYRMQNEHKDVSLLIRNAHNELSLLHPGVHRVKRIEQLPYISFFPFGSTVEGLTLTGFKYETVNARMDMGMTRFTSNEPISEVCTISFRQGICLMVRSSDS; this is encoded by the coding sequence ATGAAAAGGGTAATAATCTGTTCGGGCGGACCATCCGAAGAATTGCCCGATCTGTCGGTTTATGAGACGGAAGGGACGATATTCATCGGTGTCGATCGTGGTGCGATTCATCTATTGGATAAAGGCATTGTTCCCGCTGAAGCAATTGGAGATTTCGATTCGGTAAGTGAAGAAGAGTTTAGCAGAATTAAAGAAACTGTGGACCGGGTTGATTCCTTCCAGTCTGAAAAGGATGAGACCGATACGGAACTCGCTCTGAATCGTGCAATTGCCTATCATCCGAAGGAAGTTATTTTGACCGGAGTCACGGGCGGTAGATTGGATCATTACGAATCGGCATTGCACTTATTATACCGCATGCAGAATGAACATAAGGATGTTTCATTACTCATTCGCAATGCCCATAATGAACTTTCACTGTTGCATCCAGGCGTCCATCGGGTGAAAAGAATTGAACAGCTGCCTTATATATCATTTTTCCCTTTCGGCAGTACAGTAGAGGGCTTGACGTTGACCGGATTCAAATATGAGACGGTCAACGCTAGGATGGATATGGGCATGACAAGATTTACAAGCAACGAACCAATTTCAGAAGTTTGTACTATCTCATTCCGGCAAGGCATATGCTTAATGGTAAGAAGTTCAGATTCCTGA
- a CDS encoding stage V sporulation protein SpoVM has translation MPKFLSSFVRKCMVVFQKEEKAKSQATASQRNRKRKKEKTSG, from the coding sequence ATGCCGAAGTTTCTAAGTAGCTTTGTTCGAAAATGCATGGTAGTCTTCCAAAAAGAAGAGAAGGCGAAAAGTCAAGCTACTGCGAGCCAACGAAACAGAAAACGGAAAAAAGAAAAAACGTCAGGCTGA